In the Candidatus Nitrosotalea sinensis genome, one interval contains:
- a CDS encoding GNAT family N-acetyltransferase, with translation MSTIKIRKLQKKDIHNGFLSSLDSLRKTSDLKPKKANMIFDKISKNPHQITYVAIKNNEIIGTASILIEQKFIHDGGKVGHIEDVAVKREFQGKGVGQKIVSELLKYAERQGCYKTILDCTDELTQFYEKIGFKRHSNSMRFDHLSKK, from the coding sequence ATGTCAACAATAAAGATTCGCAAACTACAGAAAAAAGACATTCATAATGGATTCCTGTCATCGCTTGATTCTCTTAGAAAAACAAGCGACCTAAAACCAAAAAAAGCAAATATGATTTTCGATAAAATATCAAAAAATCCACATCAAATAACATATGTTGCGATAAAGAACAATGAGATAATAGGTACTGCAAGTATCTTAATAGAACAAAAATTTATTCATGATGGAGGCAAGGTTGGTCACATTGAAGATGTGGCAGTAAAAAGAGAGTTCCAGGGAAAAGGAGTAGGACAAAAGATAGTTTCAGAACTCCTAAAATATGCAGAGAGACAAGGTTGTTACAAGACAATTTTAGATTGTACAGATGAATTGACGCAGTTTTATGAAAAAATTGGATTCAAAAGACATTCAAACTCTATGAGATTTGATCATCTATCAAAGAAATAA
- a CDS encoding galactose-1-phosphate uridylyltransferase, with the protein MGDLRKDYSIDRFVITSPENHAIADSKKCPYCPGNESMTNPSTLSLVAKDGMLQRLQDTEDNYVQNWSVRVFESKNPIVTTTSENSYSDRPLYSEPAYGYHYVVVASEKHKDSLATISTEQWSNVLVVIQDRLRWLYTQRGVTYVSIYVDHGKEAGGSTTHAHLNVVTFSTIPPVIEQEAEAAHKILNEKGICPMCQTVSTETGGPRQILQTEGFIAFCPWAPSHPYEFWIYPKKHITSFSKITQKEINDLSLILRATLGGLANTMKNLSYNMVFHLSPEKKNNRQIHWHIEVYPQADPWSGLERGYGVFLNKVTPEKAAEELGSACRKELANLVGIV; encoded by the coding sequence ATGGGGGACTTACGAAAAGACTATTCTATAGATCGGTTTGTAATAACATCGCCTGAAAATCATGCTATAGCGGATTCAAAAAAATGTCCGTATTGTCCTGGGAATGAGTCTATGACAAATCCATCTACGCTTTCACTTGTCGCAAAAGATGGAATGTTACAGAGACTTCAGGATACTGAAGATAATTATGTTCAAAATTGGTCTGTACGTGTATTTGAAAGTAAAAATCCTATAGTAACTACTACCTCTGAAAACTCGTATAGTGATAGGCCTCTTTACAGTGAACCTGCATATGGCTATCATTACGTGGTTGTCGCATCTGAAAAACACAAAGATTCTCTTGCTACAATTTCTACAGAGCAATGGTCTAATGTGCTTGTAGTAATACAGGACAGGCTCCGGTGGTTATACACACAACGTGGTGTAACATATGTGTCAATATACGTAGATCATGGAAAAGAGGCGGGGGGTTCTACTACTCATGCGCATCTTAATGTAGTTACATTCTCCACAATTCCTCCTGTCATAGAACAAGAAGCAGAGGCTGCACACAAAATATTGAATGAAAAAGGAATATGTCCAATGTGTCAAACTGTTAGTACTGAAACAGGAGGACCGAGACAAATACTGCAAACTGAAGGTTTTATTGCATTTTGTCCATGGGCTCCATCTCATCCTTATGAGTTCTGGATATATCCGAAAAAACATATTACAAGTTTCTCGAAAATAACTCAAAAAGAGATAAACGATTTATCTTTAATATTGCGTGCTACTTTGGGAGGGCTTGCAAATACTATGAAAAACTTATCCTACAACATGGTATTTCACTTGTCACCTGAAAAGAAAAATAATCGCCAAATCCATTGGCATATAGAAGTATATCCACAAGCTGATCCTTGGTCTGGATTGGAAAGAGGGTATGGTGTATTTCTTAACAAGGTCACACCTGAAAAAGCTGCAGAAGAACTTGGTTCCGCATGTAGAAAGGAACTTGCAAATCTTGTTGGAATAGTATAG
- a CDS encoding NUDIX domain-containing protein, whose protein sequence is MKTTKIVTSFLTQGDKYLILKRSNKVRTMKELWAGISGIIEGNEEPLYRAKKEIHEETNITEDQITLIRTATQMRIDSPQYKDHEWLIFPFLFSVREPKIRLNWENSDYQWITIPDLVKFQTVPSLEKVLTSLL, encoded by the coding sequence TTGAAAACCACCAAAATAGTAACATCTTTTCTTACACAGGGTGACAAGTATCTCATCCTCAAACGTAGTAACAAAGTTAGGACAATGAAAGAGTTATGGGCAGGAATAAGTGGCATCATCGAAGGCAATGAAGAGCCATTATACAGAGCAAAGAAAGAGATACACGAAGAGACGAATATTACAGAAGATCAAATAACTCTAATTCGTACCGCTACACAGATGAGAATAGACTCTCCTCAATACAAAGATCATGAGTGGTTAATTTTTCCATTTTTATTTTCAGTAAGGGAGCCAAAGATACGATTGAATTGGGAAAATTCAGATTATCAATGGATAACCATCCCAGATCTTGTAAAATTCCAAACAGTCCCAAGCCTTGAAAAAGTACTAACCAGTTTGCTGTAG
- a CDS encoding FKBP-type peptidyl-prolyl cis-trans isomerase: MSIKTGNRVRIEYTGTLDDGTIFDSSTEHGKPLEFEVGSGQVIKGFDDAVIGMIEGEEKQFSISPADAYGEHDPTLVQKVPREIFPPEAELAPGLLFEAGLPTGEKVPATITEVQEGFVSVDLNHPLAGKRLTFKIKISTIS, translated from the coding sequence ATGAGCATAAAGACCGGAAACAGAGTCAGAATCGAGTACACTGGGACTCTCGATGATGGAACAATTTTTGATAGTTCAACTGAACATGGAAAACCACTTGAATTTGAGGTAGGAAGTGGTCAAGTCATAAAGGGATTTGACGATGCAGTAATTGGAATGATCGAAGGAGAAGAAAAACAATTCAGCATATCTCCAGCCGATGCATATGGAGAGCACGATCCAACGCTAGTTCAAAAAGTGCCAAGAGAAATATTCCCTCCAGAAGCAGAACTTGCGCCAGGATTATTGTTTGAAGCAGGACTTCCCACAGGAGAAAAGGTACCTGCAACCATAACAGAAGTACAAGAAGGATTTGTATCAGTGGATTTGAATCATCCACTTGCAGGAAAGAGACTCACATTTAAGATAAAAATATCAACAATATCCTAA
- a CDS encoding aminotransferase class I/II-fold pyridoxal phosphate-dependent enzyme, with translation MSDINNLRDKIDKITFDILRLFKERNDIAKEIGNLKNNLKMNITNEERENQLRVKVLSLCKEIGLEEKMAMNMLNLLLNESVKIQSSEKQTHLTIFLKAKKMEKEGKKIIHMEVGEPDFLPPQIVNNALSEIYHKGYTKYGDSKGMIEFRDALSKYILKKFGANTSSQNILISPGARFSVFLAISSLLSPGDEIIVIEPAWPAYRDNALNSGVKVRTVHTTLENKWEPKIEDIENTINKNTKMIVLNYPNNPTGKILPASLQDKIIELAIKNDLYVLSDEIYSEYANKPWKSVLTYGYPKSIITQSFSKSHAMTGFRIGYAISSPEIIEKMSKLQALALTNVSEPIQYVAMRALEADTSDNAKIIRNRLKSIIEKAKTMGLDFVEPDGAMYLFAKIRQENFDSIEFTSKLLDAGVAIAPGDGFGNYNGFVRISACQPEDTLNQGMQIIEERLKNK, from the coding sequence ATGTCAGACATTAACAACCTCCGTGACAAAATAGACAAGATAACATTCGACATATTGAGACTGTTTAAAGAACGAAATGATATTGCAAAAGAGATTGGAAATCTAAAGAACAATCTAAAAATGAATATCACAAACGAAGAGAGAGAAAATCAATTGCGTGTGAAGGTTCTCTCCTTATGTAAAGAGATAGGACTAGAAGAAAAAATGGCCATGAATATGTTAAATCTCCTCTTGAATGAATCAGTCAAGATTCAATCGTCAGAAAAACAGACACATTTGACAATATTTTTGAAAGCAAAAAAGATGGAAAAAGAAGGCAAAAAAATAATTCACATGGAAGTAGGAGAACCTGATTTTCTACCCCCTCAGATAGTCAATAATGCTCTTTCAGAAATATACCATAAAGGATATACAAAATATGGAGATTCAAAAGGAATGATAGAATTCAGAGACGCTCTTTCAAAGTACATCTTGAAAAAATTTGGTGCAAACACATCATCTCAAAATATTCTGATATCTCCAGGAGCACGCTTCTCGGTTTTTCTTGCAATATCTAGTTTGTTAAGTCCGGGAGATGAGATCATTGTAATAGAACCAGCATGGCCTGCATACAGGGACAATGCACTAAATTCAGGAGTAAAAGTCAGAACAGTACATACAACATTAGAAAACAAGTGGGAACCCAAGATTGAGGATATTGAAAATACAATAAACAAGAATACAAAGATGATAGTTCTCAATTATCCAAATAATCCTACTGGTAAAATTCTTCCAGCATCACTACAAGACAAGATAATAGAATTAGCAATAAAAAATGACTTGTACGTATTAAGTGATGAAATTTATTCAGAATATGCAAACAAACCCTGGAAGAGTGTTCTCACATATGGATATCCCAAGTCAATAATAACACAATCATTTTCAAAATCACATGCTATGACCGGTTTTAGAATAGGATATGCAATATCAAGTCCAGAAATAATTGAAAAAATGTCAAAACTACAGGCCCTTGCACTTACAAATGTATCAGAACCAATTCAATATGTAGCCATGAGAGCATTGGAAGCTGATACATCGGACAATGCCAAGATCATAAGAAATAGACTAAAATCAATAATAGAAAAGGCAAAAACCATGGGATTAGATTTTGTGGAACCAGATGGTGCGATGTATCTTTTTGCCAAAATAAGACAAGAGAACTTTGATTCAATAGAATTTACAAGTAAGCTTTTAGATGCAGGTGTTGCAATAGCTCCTGGAGATGGTTTTGGTAACTATAATGGGTTTGTCAGGATATCAGCCTGCCAGCCAGAAGATACACTTAATCAGGGAATGCAAATAATAGAGGAGAGGTTGAAAAACAAATAA
- the thiC gene encoding phosphomethylpyrimidine synthase ThiC yields MTTQMSAARRGIATDEMKAVAHDEDVTLDWLIPKIANGSIIIPHNNTRKQKIRVVGIGKGMKTKVNVNIGNSTLNQNLEEEVRKAEVAIRYHADTIMDLSDGGDVGVFRRRLLEAAPIAFGTVPVYEAYNYGVEKHKNPLDITEDDFLNAFERNVKDGVDYTTIHSGITKDIAKRILAVNRHAGIVSKGGTITAAWMLKYDKENPYYEHFDYLIELARKHDVTFSLGDALRPGSILDSHDELQVQEMINISRLTKTAHEKDVQVMVEGPGHVPLNEVAANVRLAKSLIGEVPYYVLGPLVTDVASGHDHIASAIGAAVSASEGVDLLCYLTPAEHLALPTAEEVKAGLIAYRIAAHAGDLVKLRDKAIKWDAEMTEARRTLNWEKQIALSIDPEEASRIHARTGQLKGNTVPCTMCGGACVYIMLPQQRLAKTEVENLQQTG; encoded by the coding sequence TTGACTACACAAATGAGCGCGGCTAGGAGAGGAATTGCTACAGATGAAATGAAAGCGGTAGCACATGACGAGGATGTGACATTAGATTGGTTAATTCCAAAGATTGCAAATGGATCTATTATAATTCCTCATAACAATACTAGGAAGCAGAAGATTAGAGTAGTAGGAATAGGAAAAGGGATGAAAACAAAAGTAAACGTAAACATTGGAAATTCTACATTGAATCAAAATCTTGAGGAGGAAGTAAGAAAAGCTGAAGTCGCAATAAGATATCATGCTGATACTATCATGGATCTTAGTGATGGTGGAGATGTTGGGGTGTTTAGAAGAAGACTATTGGAAGCAGCTCCTATTGCCTTTGGCACTGTCCCAGTTTATGAAGCATACAACTATGGTGTGGAAAAACACAAAAATCCTCTTGATATCACAGAAGATGATTTTCTAAACGCGTTTGAACGTAATGTAAAAGATGGGGTGGATTACACTACTATACATTCTGGTATTACAAAAGATATTGCAAAACGTATACTTGCAGTCAACAGACATGCTGGTATAGTAAGCAAGGGTGGAACTATAACAGCTGCATGGATGCTCAAATATGATAAAGAAAATCCATACTATGAGCACTTTGATTATCTTATAGAACTTGCACGAAAACATGATGTCACTTTTAGTCTTGGTGATGCACTAAGACCTGGCTCCATACTTGATTCTCATGATGAACTCCAAGTACAAGAGATGATAAATATCTCAAGACTGACAAAAACTGCTCATGAAAAAGACGTCCAAGTGATGGTTGAGGGGCCTGGACACGTCCCATTAAATGAAGTAGCTGCAAATGTGCGATTGGCCAAGTCTTTGATTGGTGAGGTTCCATATTATGTTCTAGGTCCGCTGGTTACCGATGTCGCTTCAGGTCATGATCATATTGCAAGCGCAATTGGTGCTGCAGTCTCTGCAAGTGAAGGTGTTGATTTATTGTGCTATCTAACTCCTGCAGAACACCTTGCATTGCCTACTGCAGAAGAGGTCAAAGCTGGATTGATTGCATATAGAATTGCAGCACATGCAGGTGATCTTGTCAAACTCAGGGATAAGGCAATAAAATGGGATGCCGAAATGACTGAAGCACGAAGAACACTGAATTGGGAAAAACAAATTGCACTCTCAATTGATCCAGAAGAAGCATCTCGTATACATGCAAGAACTGGCCAATTGAAGGGAAACACTGTTCCATGTACCATGTGTGGTGGTGCATGTGTATACATAATGCTACCACAGCAGAGATTGGCAAAAACAGAAGTAGAAAATCTACAGCAAACTGGTTAG
- a CDS encoding nucleotidyltransferase family protein: protein MKAVILAGGLGTRLQPYTIFLPKAMLPLGEKPLLEHLIEWVKKGGIDSFVLCVSYLRKTIEDYFEDGSRFGVKIEYAVADRPLATAGQLKTAEEFIDDTFVCLYGDSIFDFNLKNMIDVHRRKKSFATMGLFEYKTKLQYGFIETDKSGTVKAWREKPEVTGNINIGCYVMEPGIFKFIPQNKPYGMDDVIRNAIAKKNKVGGYLIKSGFIDIGDKMSYRRAYQQYITRLGRI from the coding sequence GTGAAAGCAGTAATCTTAGCTGGCGGTCTTGGTACAAGACTTCAACCATATACAATATTTCTCCCAAAAGCAATGCTCCCTCTAGGAGAAAAGCCACTTTTAGAACACCTAATAGAATGGGTAAAAAAAGGAGGAATTGATTCTTTTGTACTTTGTGTTAGCTATTTAAGAAAAACAATTGAGGATTATTTTGAAGATGGAAGTAGATTTGGAGTAAAAATAGAATATGCAGTTGCAGACAGACCTCTTGCTACTGCAGGTCAATTAAAGACAGCAGAAGAATTCATCGATGATACTTTTGTCTGTTTGTACGGAGATTCAATATTTGACTTTAATTTAAAAAACATGATAGATGTCCATCGTAGAAAAAAATCATTTGCTACCATGGGGTTGTTTGAATACAAAACCAAATTACAATACGGATTCATAGAAACTGACAAATCAGGAACAGTAAAAGCATGGCGTGAAAAACCAGAAGTAACTGGAAACATAAACATAGGATGTTACGTCATGGAACCAGGAATATTCAAATTCATACCTCAAAACAAACCATATGGAATGGATGATGTCATACGCAATGCCATTGCCAAGAAGAATAAAGTAGGAGGATACCTCATAAAGAGCGGATTTATCGACATAGGCGATAAGATGTCATATAGACGAGCCTACCAACAATATATCACTAGATTGGGTCGGATTTAG
- the thiD gene encoding bifunctional hydroxymethylpyrimidine kinase/phosphomethylpyrimidine kinase → MNVLSIAGSDPSSGAGIQGDIKTFQSHGVYGLCVVTAVTSQNTSKFFDVKPVAPSLVKSQIRSILEDFKVEAIKIGMVYNKQTIQAIHSELKNIKIPIILDPIFNSTTGGILQMSSALKDFKKFLIPMSHVITPNTIEAQKITRIKIKSMKDMKNAAIKIQEMGAKNVIIKGGHLVENDKITDILLAGKRFHTYHHERMSFGNHGGGCTFSASLCANIAIGKDLANATDSARLFTIQSMKNSVKIGRGVQITSIRDKIENELHRAITEFCSIPSISEHIPECQTNFVYSKLNPSSLKDIMGLEGRIVKTGRVGTVAGNLKYGGSKHVASAVLEMAKKFPSFRSGINLKYDERIIRKAMTNGLKVASYDRNKETQENKEREGSTISWGIKTAISELQVAPDIVFHKGDFGKEAMIIVFGRNPEDVLKKTLKITQIHPST, encoded by the coding sequence ATGAATGTGTTATCTATTGCCGGTTCTGATCCGTCCTCAGGTGCAGGCATTCAAGGTGATATCAAGACATTCCAGTCTCACGGAGTGTACGGATTATGTGTAGTTACTGCAGTCACAAGCCAAAACACATCCAAGTTTTTTGATGTAAAACCGGTGGCACCATCACTTGTAAAAAGCCAGATAAGATCAATTTTAGAGGACTTTAAAGTAGAAGCAATAAAAATTGGCATGGTATACAACAAGCAGACAATTCAAGCAATACATTCAGAACTTAAAAATATCAAAATTCCCATAATTCTCGATCCCATATTCAATTCCACAACTGGTGGAATTCTCCAAATGTCAAGTGCATTGAAAGATTTTAAGAAATTTTTGATACCAATGTCACATGTAATTACACCAAATACCATAGAAGCTCAGAAAATCACCAGAATAAAAATAAAATCAATGAAGGATATGAAAAATGCAGCCATAAAGATTCAGGAAATGGGAGCAAAAAATGTCATAATAAAAGGAGGTCATCTTGTCGAAAATGACAAGATTACAGACATACTATTGGCTGGCAAAAGATTTCATACATATCATCATGAAAGAATGAGCTTTGGTAACCATGGAGGCGGCTGTACTTTTTCAGCATCATTGTGTGCAAATATTGCAATTGGAAAAGACCTTGCAAACGCAACAGATTCTGCCCGTCTTTTCACCATACAATCTATGAAAAACTCAGTAAAAATTGGAAGAGGTGTGCAGATCACTAGTATTAGAGACAAGATCGAAAACGAATTACATCGTGCAATTACAGAATTTTGCTCAATACCGTCCATATCAGAACATATTCCAGAGTGCCAAACAAATTTTGTATACTCCAAACTAAATCCATCATCACTAAAAGATATCATGGGATTAGAGGGAAGAATTGTAAAAACAGGAAGAGTTGGAACTGTTGCAGGCAATCTAAAGTATGGAGGATCAAAGCATGTTGCATCGGCAGTATTAGAAATGGCAAAAAAATTTCCATCATTCAGGTCTGGTATCAACCTGAAGTATGATGAAAGAATAATCAGAAAAGCCATGACAAACGGATTGAAGGTTGCATCATATGACAGAAACAAGGAAACTCAAGAGAACAAAGAGAGAGAAGGAAGCACAATATCATGGGGTATCAAAACTGCAATATCAGAGTTGCAGGTTGCTCCAGACATTGTATTTCACAAAGGAGATTTTGGAAAAGAGGCAATGATCATAGTTTTTGGAAGAAATCCAGAAGATGTGTTAAAGAAAACGTTGAAAATAACACAAATTCATCCTTCAACATAA
- a CDS encoding prephenate dehydrogenase, translating to MKKKMAVIGAEGQMGKWFSKYFLDKGYEIIGYDSEKEILNKSITKAQSLVGAILAADYVILCIPVKRTPETIRLIAKEMKRDSYLIDISSLKTKTAAALSKIPDKVNPICIHPMFGPGTKKLKGQNIISIPIRDAKKEMAVAKSLFEEANFVQIDATEHDKKIAMVLGMPHLVNLALANIFAKEENFSLVEKMAGTTFKAQKFLTTGIMTEPQELIETIISNPEIRRYAEEFWKDIGRMLILIQENKTEEMIKYIASAKERLAKNIDLEESYKKLVTMVNSIEK from the coding sequence ATGAAAAAAAAGATGGCAGTAATTGGTGCAGAGGGACAGATGGGAAAATGGTTTTCAAAGTATTTCCTTGACAAGGGTTATGAAATAATAGGATATGACTCGGAAAAAGAGATTTTAAACAAGTCAATTACAAAAGCCCAATCTCTGGTTGGTGCTATTTTGGCAGCAGATTATGTCATCTTGTGCATACCAGTTAAACGAACGCCTGAAACAATAAGGCTAATTGCAAAAGAGATGAAACGCGATTCTTATCTCATAGACATATCTTCCCTCAAAACAAAAACAGCTGCAGCACTCTCAAAAATACCAGACAAGGTAAATCCAATTTGTATTCATCCAATGTTTGGACCAGGAACTAAGAAACTCAAAGGACAAAACATCATATCCATTCCAATAAGAGACGCAAAAAAAGAAATGGCAGTTGCCAAATCATTGTTTGAAGAAGCAAACTTTGTTCAAATAGATGCTACAGAACATGACAAAAAAATAGCAATGGTGTTAGGAATGCCGCATTTAGTAAACTTGGCACTTGCCAACATATTTGCAAAAGAAGAAAACTTTTCACTGGTTGAAAAAATGGCAGGAACTACATTCAAGGCACAAAAATTTCTTACCACAGGTATAATGACAGAACCTCAGGAGCTTATTGAAACAATAATTTCCAATCCTGAAATAAGAAGATATGCAGAAGAATTCTGGAAGGACATTGGAAGAATGTTAATTTTGATTCAAGAAAATAAAACAGAAGAGATGATAAAATACATTGCAAGTGCAAAAGAAAGACTTGCCAAGAATATTGATCTTGAAGAATCATACAAGAAGCTTGTTACAATGGTAAATTCCATAGAAAAATAA
- a CDS encoding hemerythrin domain-containing protein, translated as MSTTSLRKDHALIEKVLKSMWSTIPLLKSGTTIPEPILNQVIDFSINFTDVCHHGKEENSLFPELEKKGMPRNSGPIAVMLMEHEVTRKIATRMDASSKIYLQSGDATQLITDMQEYINHVVQHLWKENNRLFEMAEMALRNDVDQVNKSLQEVEDVKLKEIGKKREDYEKFADEFAKQFPPQE; from the coding sequence ATGTCTACCACATCGCTAAGAAAAGATCATGCCCTGATTGAAAAAGTTCTCAAATCAATGTGGTCTACAATTCCTTTACTTAAATCAGGAACAACCATACCAGAGCCAATACTAAACCAAGTTATTGATTTTTCAATTAATTTCACAGATGTGTGTCATCACGGTAAAGAAGAAAATTCTTTGTTTCCTGAACTTGAGAAGAAAGGAATGCCAAGAAACTCAGGACCCATAGCAGTGATGCTGATGGAACATGAGGTGACAAGGAAAATAGCAACCAGGATGGATGCATCATCCAAGATATATCTCCAAAGTGGAGATGCAACCCAATTGATAACAGACATGCAAGAATACATCAATCATGTAGTACAACACCTATGGAAGGAAAACAATAGATTATTTGAGATGGCAGAAATGGCCCTCAGAAATGATGTAGACCAAGTTAACAAGAGCCTGCAAGAAGTAGAAGATGTAAAACTCAAAGAAATAGGCAAAAAAAGAGAAGATTATGAGAAATTTGCAGATGAGTTTGCAAAGCAATTTCCACCTCAAGAATAA
- a CDS encoding alkaline phosphatase family protein gives MNNSDIHMVYVLLDGIGDLPHPDLKGFTPLSYAKTPNLDRLARNGTIGEVISVGKGIAPQSDIAVFNMLGYRFENTQYVGRGVIEAIGVGIDFKNGDLALRGNFATVNDERVITDRRAGRKIEKEDALAIAQEIEQKLKFSDPKASVVVSPTIGHRVIVRIRCDGVVLTPDISNTDPAYARIDGMGVAKAVGDFMTIEKSLPLNESDGARLSASLVNEFTDKSLQIMKESNTNQNRKNQGKKMLNSILLRDAGNKFPDVVPINTLHQMQFSCIVDMPVEIGIANVLKMKSFSAGGLTDYEEKARVAAKAMETQNAIYVHIKGPDEFGHDGDAIGKMQNIEEIDKRFFGTLLDNIDTSKVAVVVSGDHSTPCINKSHSDDPVPVLVSGDMVKKDGTTRFTEEQAKKGKMGLLMGADVIKSSVKIIKS, from the coding sequence ATGAATAATTCAGATATTCACATGGTCTATGTACTTCTTGATGGCATAGGAGATCTGCCTCATCCAGATCTGAAAGGTTTTACGCCACTTAGTTATGCAAAAACTCCGAATCTTGACAGACTTGCGAGAAATGGTACAATAGGCGAAGTGATATCAGTCGGAAAAGGTATAGCTCCTCAGTCAGATATTGCAGTTTTTAACATGTTAGGATACAGATTTGAAAACACACAGTATGTAGGAAGAGGAGTAATTGAAGCAATAGGAGTGGGAATTGATTTTAAAAATGGCGACCTTGCATTACGAGGAAACTTTGCCACAGTAAATGATGAAAGGGTAATCACAGATAGAAGAGCAGGAAGAAAGATAGAGAAAGAAGATGCGCTTGCAATAGCACAAGAGATAGAACAAAAACTCAAGTTTTCAGATCCAAAGGCATCAGTAGTAGTATCTCCAACAATAGGACACAGAGTGATTGTAAGAATAAGATGTGATGGAGTAGTTTTAACACCAGATATCAGCAACACAGACCCGGCTTACGCAAGAATAGATGGCATGGGAGTTGCCAAAGCAGTAGGAGATTTCATGACAATAGAAAAATCACTTCCATTAAACGAATCAGATGGCGCCAGATTATCAGCATCACTTGTAAATGAATTCACAGACAAGTCTCTTCAAATAATGAAGGAAAGCAATACAAATCAAAATAGAAAAAACCAAGGAAAAAAAATGTTAAATTCCATCTTGCTACGTGATGCAGGAAACAAATTTCCAGATGTTGTTCCAATAAACACACTACATCAAATGCAATTTTCATGCATAGTGGATATGCCAGTAGAGATAGGAATTGCAAATGTACTAAAAATGAAATCATTTAGTGCAGGGGGTCTTACAGACTATGAAGAAAAGGCACGTGTTGCTGCAAAAGCGATGGAAACACAGAATGCCATATACGTACATATCAAAGGACCAGACGAATTTGGTCATGACGGAGATGCAATAGGGAAAATGCAAAACATAGAAGAAATTGACAAGAGATTTTTTGGAACACTGCTTGACAACATAGATACATCAAAAGTTGCAGTAGTAGTATCAGGGGATCATTCCACACCATGCATAAACAAAAGTCATAGTGATGACCCAGTACCAGTTCTTGTTTCAGGAGACATGGTAAAAAAAGATGGTACTACCAGGTTTACGGAAGAACAGGCAAAGAAGGGCAAGATGGGCCTGCTAATGGGAGCAGACGTAATAAAATCATCAGTAAAAATTATCAAATCTTAA